In Pseudomonas putida, a genomic segment contains:
- a CDS encoding LysR family transcriptional regulator, producing MELRHLRYFKVLAETLNFTRAAELLHIAQPPLSRQISQLEEQLGTLLVVRERPLRLTEAGRYFYEQTCTLLQQLQTVSDNTRRIGHGQRQWLGIGFAPSTLYTVLPELIRELRKDSELELGLNEMTTVQQVEALKNGRIDIGFGRIRVDDPAIIQQVLREDPLIAVLPKGHALAGAALTLEQLAREPFILYPANPRPSYADHVLALFGHHGLSLRVSQWANELQTAIGLVAVGLGVTLVPESVRQQHRPDIEYAGLLDSSAVSPIILSRRKGDTSPMVERSLALLAQL from the coding sequence ATGGAGCTGCGCCACCTTCGCTACTTCAAGGTCCTGGCGGAAACGCTGAATTTCACCCGCGCCGCCGAACTGCTGCACATCGCCCAGCCGCCGCTGAGCCGGCAGATCAGCCAGCTCGAGGAACAGCTCGGGACCTTGCTGGTGGTGCGAGAGCGGCCGCTGCGCCTGACCGAGGCCGGGCGTTACTTCTATGAGCAGACCTGCACGCTGTTGCAACAACTGCAGACGGTGAGCGACAACACCCGGCGCATCGGTCATGGCCAGCGCCAATGGCTGGGCATCGGCTTTGCGCCCTCGACCCTGTACACGGTGCTGCCCGAACTGATCCGCGAGCTACGCAAGGACAGTGAATTGGAACTCGGGCTCAACGAGATGACCACCGTGCAGCAAGTAGAGGCCTTGAAGAACGGGCGCATCGACATCGGCTTCGGGCGCATTCGCGTCGACGATCCGGCCATCATCCAGCAGGTGCTGCGCGAAGATCCGCTGATCGCGGTGCTGCCCAAGGGCCACGCCCTGGCGGGCGCGGCGCTGACGCTGGAACAACTGGCCCGGGAGCCGTTCATCCTCTATCCGGCCAATCCCCGGCCGAGTTATGCCGACCATGTGCTGGCGCTGTTCGGCCACCATGGCCTGAGCCTGCGCGTCAGCCAATGGGCCAACGAATTGCAGACCGCCATCGGCCTGGTGGCGGTGGGCCTAGGCGTGACCCTGGTGCCGGAGTCGGTGCGACAGCAGCACCGCCCGGATATCGAGTACGCAGGCTTGCTCGACAGCAGCGCGGTCAGCCCGATCATTCTCA
- a CDS encoding muconate cycloisomerase family protein: MTHALIERIDAIIVDLPTIRPHKLAMHTMQQQTLVVLRLRCSDGVEGIGEATTIGGLAYGYESPEGIKANIDAHLAPALIGLPADNINAAMLKLDKLAKGNTFAKSGIESALLDAQGKRLGLPVSELLGGRVRDSLEVAWTLASGDTARDIAEAEHMLEVRRHRVFKLKIGANPVEQDLKHVVAIKRELGDRASVRVDVNQYWDESQAIRACQVLGDNGIDLIEQPISRINRGGQVRLNQRSPAPIMADESIESVEDAFSLAAIGAASIFALKIAKNGGPRAVLRTAQIAEAAGIALYGGTMLEGSIGTMASAHAFLTLRQLTWGTELFGPLLLTEEIVNEPPQYRDFELHVPRTPGLGLTLDEQRLARFARR; this comes from the coding sequence ATGACACACGCCCTGATCGAGCGAATCGACGCGATCATCGTCGACCTGCCCACCATCCGCCCGCACAAGCTGGCCATGCACACCATGCAGCAGCAGACCCTGGTGGTCCTGCGCCTGCGCTGCAGCGACGGTGTCGAGGGCATCGGCGAGGCCACCACCATCGGCGGCCTGGCCTACGGCTACGAAAGCCCCGAGGGCATCAAGGCCAACATCGACGCGCACCTGGCGCCGGCACTGATCGGCTTGCCGGCGGACAACATCAACGCCGCCATGCTCAAGCTGGACAAGCTGGCCAAGGGCAACACCTTCGCCAAGTCGGGCATCGAAAGCGCCTTGCTCGATGCCCAGGGCAAACGCCTCGGCCTGCCGGTCAGCGAACTGCTCGGCGGCCGTGTGCGTGACAGCCTGGAAGTGGCCTGGACCCTGGCCAGCGGCGACACCGCCCGCGACATCGCCGAGGCCGAGCACATGCTCGAAGTGCGCCGTCACCGGGTGTTCAAGCTGAAGATTGGCGCCAACCCGGTCGAGCAGGACCTCAAGCACGTGGTGGCGATCAAGCGCGAACTGGGCGATCGGGCCAGCGTGCGCGTGGACGTCAACCAGTACTGGGACGAGTCCCAGGCCATTCGCGCCTGCCAGGTGCTGGGCGACAACGGCATCGACCTGATCGAACAGCCGATCTCGCGCATCAACCGTGGCGGCCAGGTGCGCCTGAACCAACGCAGCCCAGCGCCGATCATGGCCGACGAATCGATCGAAAGCGTCGAGGACGCCTTCAGCCTGGCCGCCATTGGTGCCGCCAGCATCTTCGCTTTGAAAATCGCCAAGAACGGCGGCCCTCGCGCCGTGCTGCGTACCGCGCAGATCGCCGAGGCGGCGGGTATCGCGCTGTACGGCGGGACCATGCTGGAGGGCTCGATCGGCACGATGGCCTCGGCCCATGCCTTCCTCACCCTGCGCCAGTTGACCTGGGGTACCGAGCTGTTCGGGCCGCTGCTGCTGACCGAGGAGATCGTCAACGAGCCGCCGCAGTACCGCGATTTCGAACTGCATGTACCCCGTACACCAGGCCTGGGCCTGACCCTGGACGAGCAGCGCCTGGCGCGTTTCGCCCGTCGCTGA